CTGGTTCTGGAAACCAGCCATCAGCAGGCCGCGGGCGTGCACCGCGATCTTTACCGGGAGTCGATCGATGCCCCGGTGCTGAAGAGCATTCTCTGGGATCACGAAGAACTTCTTCTCAACGACGGTTGCGCCGGCATGGCCGTTCTCAACCCCCGCGTGCCTTACGAAGTCCAGTTCGATGAGCACAAGCTCATCATCGTCTACGGACAGGACCTGACTCCGTTCGAAGCGGTTCTGAGAGAACACGGCATCGACTGCCGTCGCGAACTGAAATTCATTACCGAAGCTGAACACGTTCACTCTTCCACGGCCGAATACGCCGAGGAGTTTGAACAGCTCTGTTATACGTTCGGGATTGAACGTTAACCACGCGGGGCATCGGCTCCGTGACAACTGAATGTGGCTCTTCCGGCAGGACGTTGGGAAGCCGACACTCGATTCGGTGCGATAACGCAAACTGCTCGTGGACGAGCAGAGTCGACCGGCTCGAACGATTTCCACTCAAGATGCGCATTGAGGCAATGCATCATGTTCGCACGCTACAACCGCAACAGGCGGCGGGAGCAATGCATTCGGGACGCCCAGCAGCAGAACGCTCTGCCTGCGGAGAGTGCCGATGTTCCCGCAGAGACGTCTTTTCCCGACGCTGATCACGATTCCTCCACGGAACTCGTTTCTCAGTCCGTCCAGGTAAAACCGTCCGCTCCGAAGCCGCGTCCGCAGCGAACGATGCCTCCTGCTCAAAAGCGCTCCAGAGCGAGCACCCGACCTATGTTTGCTGTCTTCCGCCACTTCCTGGCCGTCGCAATTCTCTGCGCCATCGGCTACGCCTACCAGAAGCACCAGATGATGAGTGCGCCGGCTGGCGACGACGCCGCAGATGCCTTCGATCCCTTCGCCGAATGGAATCAGTACGGCGACGCTCCCGGATTCGGATCCGGTTCCGACGCGATCCCGTTCAACAACGACGATCTGCCCGATCCGATCCCGTTTCCCGAGACGAACGCGAGAACGTTGCCGACGGATCTGGTCAGCCACGGACAAAACACCGCTCAGGATGTGTTAAACGGTCTGGCTCAGCCGCGAAATAATGAACGCCAGAGCCCCGGCGGATTTTCTCCCTTCGACAATCAGCCAGAGAACCTGGATTCCTCGCGCCGACCGAGTTCGAAGAAATCACTTTGGGATGAACCGGTCGTCCATCGCGAGAGCCAGTCGATTCCCAAGTTTCAGGAGAAGCAGCGACCCTCAACTGAAAAGCAGCCGGCGGCGTCCGCTACCAGGAAGAAGGGAGCCTTCTCCGCTTTCACCGAACAATTGACCGATCTTCTGCCGGGGGGAAGCGAGAAATCGAAGCCGGCAGGAGGTGAGAAAGTGACCCCGCCATCTCAGACGCCGAGTCGTCCGCCCGCTGCGGCCGAATTCTGGCGTCAGTTCACCCTCGGCAGCGGTCAGGATCGCACGGTCTGCGTAATTGATGAATCGGTCAGTCGCAATCCGCTGCTGCTCTCCGCGATCTTCACCGGTCTCCGCCGGGAATGGCTGGGAACAGACGGCAGTCGCACCCTCGAGATTCTGGTCGAACATCCCGAGGGGGGCATGGCCGGCCCCGAAAGTCGGCTGAGCGAATTGAATCCGACGCGAGTGGTCCGTGTTGTTCAGGGGAACGAAGATCGCGGCTGGATGCGGTTCTCTTCGGAAGAAGAGTCGATCGCCGCACTGGTTTCCGTTCCCGGAACCTATCGGGTCTCCTCGCTCTCCGACGTCAACGTCGCCGGAGCACGGCGTGAAGCAGGCTATCCGACCGTCGAGATTGAACTGCCGCAAAGCTCCCACGAAGGTCAGGCCGAGATGGCTCAGATCATGCACGCTGCCCTGATGGGGAACTGGACGCCCGGCTCTCTGACGTCCACGCCGCGAGTCAATAAGTCTCAGGTGAACGTGGCGGGCAAGTCCGAACCGGTTCCAGAGAAATCGGCTGACGGAGAAGCCTGGAATCCCTTCGAAGCGCTCACCGGGATTCCGAGCATGCTCCTGGAAATGGAAAAGCCGAAGATCGATCGCGAACAGGAACCGTCCGTCCCGATCCCGACTCCCGAGCCGGAGCGCGGAACGAAGCATGAGTTCGTCGAATCCCTGCCGACGCCTGGTGCTCCACGAGACGATGAACCCGTATTGCCAGCGCCTCGCGAAGGTCTGGATGGGTTTCGTTCGACCGACGAGTATCTGTCGAGTCTGTTGAGCGATCCGACGTCCCGAGTCATGGAGCATACGCAGCAGAACGTCGAGCAGATCCTTGATGAAACTCGAGCAGTTGCCCGCAAGGTCGGCACGGTCTCCAAGGTTGAAGTTCTGCAGCCGCCGCCGATTTTCCAGGACAAAGCCATGGTTCCGAAGGAGCCCTCGCCCTCGAACTTCTTCCGCCTGCCTCCTCCTCCCTCGGCGGAGTAGCAGTGCCACGGCGACAGAAAAAGCCCCGACCTTCGAAGAAGGCTGGGGCTTATCTGTTTTCAGCGTGTCGCTCTAATCTTTGTAGCCTTCGCTGACAGGTTCGTCGCAACCAATGTCGCACTGGTTGTTGTCGCATTCATCCATTGTGTCGTTGAATGCGGAACCGCGTGCGTAAGCTTTGTAGCCGTAGCCCATCGACTTCTTCGAGGAGAAACCGGAGTACATGTAGCTCTGGTTGAGGCTGCCCACGGCGTCGGCGACATCGTTCATTTCACTGACGACGGCGTGCTGGACTTCGCTGAGACCAACGATCAGTCCGAGAACGACCACGGTCGCGACCAGAATCAGTTCGGCGGAAACGATGAAACCTGCTTCATCGTTGAGAAGTTGTGTAAACATAGTTAGGTCCTTTGACCAGAAGTGCTCGAATCTTTCAACGTGATACTGAATGATTCTGCTTAAGCAGCATCGCGATTATCGCGATGAGTGTCGCGTGTCAGGCATCCCTGTCGGTCGCATCCACGACTCACTGACCACGACTCCTGCATTCCAGTCGCCGGTACCAGTTGTTGCAAGAAGGCAAGAAAAGCACAGGGGCAAAAAACCTGCGTTCGCTGCGTTGTGATTCCACGTCTGCGGACATGTTGCCCAAAGGCAACAACCGTGCAGCCGAAACGCTACAGGGATCAGGTCATCTCAAAGAAAAAAGGTGGCCCGTGCCGCCAGGCCGGGCCACCTCTGTTGAAACCGCCTCCCTGTCGGAGCCTTTACCTTTGTTCCCGCAGCAGCCGGGCGGCTTCCACGGCGAAGTAGGTCAGAATCCCGGACGCTCCGGCCCGTTTGAAGGCGACGAGGCTCTCCAGGATCGACTTTTCACGATCGAGCCAGCCGCGTTCGATCGCTCCCATGATCATCGCGTACTCCCCGCTCACCTGGTAAGCGAACGTCGGCACGTGGAACCGCTCATGGATTCTCCGCACGATGTCGAGATACGGCATGCCCGGCTTGACCATGATGTAGTCGGCTCCCTCGGCGATATCGAGTTCGACCTCGCGAAGGGCTTCGTCGGTATTGGCCGGATCCATCTGATAAGTCCGCTTGTCGCCCGACCCGAGATTGGATTTGGAACCGACCGCGTCGCGAAATGGTCCGTAGAACGCGGAGGCATACTTGGCGGCGTAAGACATGATCTGAACGTGTTCGAATCCCGCTTCGTCCAGTGCGATCCGAATTTCGCCGATGCGACCGTCCATCATATCGGAAGGCGCAATGATATCGCAGCCGGCCTGAGCCTGAACGACCGCCTGCTGGCAGAGCATGTGGACCGATTCATCGTTGACGACGTAGCCATCGCGAACCAGTCCGTCCTGGCCATGCGTGGTGTACGGATCGAGCGCAACATCGGCGACGATTCCGAGATCACGATTCAGCGACTTGATCTTCCGGATCGCGCTGCAGATCAGGTTGCTCTCATTCAGTGCTTCCTGTCCTTCGGGGGACTTCTTTTCCGAAGGTGTCGCGGGAAACAGAGCGATGGCCGGGATGCCCAGCTCCGCGGCTTCGCCGATGACGGATTCGAGTCGATCGAGTGAATTTCGATAAACACCTGGCATGGAATCGATCGGCACCTGTTGATCGGTCCCTTCACAGACGAACACGGGCCAGATCAAATCATCCACGGATAGATGATTCTCCCGAACCATGCGGCGGGACCAGTCGAACTGGCGGGGACGTCGGAGACGGGTTTGAGGGTATTCTGTCATGGCAGGATCTCGGATTCCGCAAAATTTGTCGTCAAGAGGGTCTCAGGGATTGTCCGGAATGCCGGGGCCGTCCACTGCGGATCGGCATTGAGAGTTCGCGGGTTTTTCATTATCGTAGAGTACGAACTAAATAAACGGGCTTGAAGAGTTTGCTAGTCAATTAACGAGGTTTGTCATGTCAATGTCTCGCGCCGAAGCCGTGGCCGAAATTCTGTGGGAACTGAAACGGGCCGATAAGCTTGGAACGTTCACGGAAATCGCTCATCGAGCCGGCTTTAACCCAGGTGCCAACGGCCGCACGATGCTGTCCTGCTTGAAACTGGTCCGCAAGGACTGGCCGCATCTGCAGTGGTTTCGGGCCATTGACGACGATTTGCGCATCAGCAAGGGAAGCGAACAGGAAGTTGCCCTGAAAGAATCCGGCTATCCGCTTGAGGAAACCGACGATCAGGAAACGCTTGTCCTGGCCAACCCGGAAGAAACTCTGCTGAACTGGTCGGCTGTCGAAGCCCAGTAATCGCCTCACGCTCATGGCTCAACGGCTTCTGCCGTGATGAGCTCGCGGAGTTCGCTTGTACGAACGTCGAATTGATAGAGCCTGCGCGCCGGGAAAAGTTCCCGTAGCTGCGGGCTCTCAAAACGATCCGCGAGCCGGTGTGCGCGAAGCACTGGCTCATCCAGCGTCGGTCCATTGATGACGTAGTCGATGTGCAGATCGTTCGGATCCGGAATAATGAAGACCACGGCTGGAGTTTCCGGAATTGTGGCGATCAGCTGATTGAAAGTGTCGTGCTTTTCCCGGGCGTAGCGGATTTCGCTGATGCCAGCGGACAGCGTCGACTGCCAGAATGGCTCGAACGTCGTATAGCTGATCAGCAGTCCGAGAGCCGGCAGTCCGAGCCACCAGGCCGACAGCCAGGGGCGATGCCACTTCCAGCTGTTGCGAATCACGATTTGTGTATCTCGCGCGAACATCAACGCCAGCAGCGGGGCTGCCTCGAAGACATAGTGCCAGTGCATAATGCCGTCGAACCAGTATGGCAGGTGCACAAGATGCAGTGAGAAGATCGCTGCGGGCACGAGCCACCATTCGGGACGATCGCGATGACCGATCCCGAGGAAGAAAAGCAGGGCAGCCAGCGTCGGCACAATGCCCAGCGTCCACTGACCCGTCGAGACTATCCGGTTCAATTCGTTCTGAAGGGCGCCGGAAAACGTGAGGTTCGTCGCCCACTGGTCGTAGTTCTCGACCACCGGCAACTCGACGCCGTCCGCAGCCTGTTCGGCGATCCATGCTTCCCCGCGGACGCGATTGTCGAAGCCATAGACGTGCCGCGGCGTGTAGTTCTGCGTGTACTGCTGATAGGGCGTGAGAAACGGATCGCCGGTTGTCGCCGCGTTGTAGGGCAGTAGCATCAACAGTCCGACGAGAAGCGGACCGCCCATCGCGGAAATCTGGATCAGTCGATGCTTCCCCGACCGCTGACGAAACTGCCCGGCGAGAAACCAGATCCCATACGGCAACCCAATTCCGAAGGCGGTCATTGGTCGACACCACATGGCGCAGGCCAGCCCGATTCCCGCAGCCATGGCATAGCTCCACTGCGGTTGGATGATGTTCCGGTGAAAGGCCCAGAGGAACAGGGCAAGGCCAATGAGGCCGGGGTGATGGGCCAGAAGCAAATTGCTGAAGAGCATCATGCCCGGCATCGCTGCGGTCAGAAGTCCTGCAATCAGGCAGGCACCGTTTCCAGCGAGATCACGAGCCAGGGCCGCGACGAGACCGGTGATGATTCCCTGAGCGACCGCATAGCCGAAATAGGGAATTCCGAACGCCAGAAACGGCGTCAACCAGAGTCCCGTCCCCGGGAAATAGCGGCTGACAAAATGGCCGGGTTGCAGATTCAGGACGTGAATCTGATCGAACAGTTCGGGAGCCGGTTCAAAGCGGGGATTGGTCATCCGGCCCTGCAGAAAGGTTTCCGCCTGAAACAGATAGCTGTATTCATCGTGGAAGGCAGGCGGCAGATCACCAAAGCGGGAGCCAACAGCCAGCGTGTTGAGGAAACCGAGCAAGCCCATCGCAGCCGGCAGAACCCAGCGACCTTTGTGGGGTGCGCGAGCAGCCAGTTCCCGCTCCCGAACTGTTCTGGTGAAAAACGTCCCGGCGTTCGCCCAGGCGAGAACTCCCCGGGGAGGCAACTCGAACTCCGGAACCCGCTTCATTCGCCAGACGAGCGGAAGCAAAATGAGCCAGAGGAAGAAGAGCGACGTCTCCCCACTGAAGTTGGCCATCCAGGCCGTCAACGGCTGCGGGCTGTTGAACGTCCGGTGATAATGCTGCCACTCAATGGGAAGTATCAGAAGCAGGAGCCCTAAGAGCGTGACTCCGGCCGCAATCATCAATCGCCGCGGAGTTCGCAGGACGTCGGAACGCGGACCCGGATGGGGCTTTTGGCGTTCCGGCGACTGGGACGGATCTGGCGACACGGAGGAGGAGCCTCATTCTACGGTCTGGATCACCTTCGGATGGACTCTGCCATACTTCGCAGGAAGATGCTCAAGCAGGTAGAATCATTGAACCATCGGTTATATCACAACGCCGCATGAGAAAAAGGATCCCCCATCAGAACCAGGGAGAATCTCCCGTTTTGACCGCGCAGCAAAAGAGCCCCCTGCCTGACGGGAGAGGGCTCTGCGAGCAAATCACTCCCTCGATCAGCCAGCATTAATCCGGACGCGAACCGGTTGAGCCTCCTGACGCTTGGGAAGAGTGACGGTCAGAACACCGTTCTTCACAGTTGCTTCGAGGGCGGTCGGATCGACTTCTTCCGGCAGGCGGAAGACCCGCTCGTAGAAGCGTTGATCCGATTCCCGATACACGTTCTCAAATCCTTCCGGAGTATACGGCTGGGTCGTGCCCCGGATCGTAAGAACTTTCTTCTCCACGGTGACTTCTGCGGTACTTTCATCAATACCCGGCATGTCCGCCTGCAGAAGATAAGCCTGATCCGTTTCGCGGATATCCGTCCGAGGCCGCGTCATGACCTGGTGTGTCGACTCCGGAATGTGCTGGACATCGCTGCTGGTTTCCTGAGGATCATTCACCTTTTGAAGTTCTGACATGTGACAAACTCCTTCATCTTATGTGTTTGAATACCGAGAAGTCCCCCGACGAATTACCGGCCTTGAACCGGAACCCGCTTCGGGGCAAGTTCTTCAGCGATCACAAGTTTCAGTTCAAGAATTCCCTTTTCAAAGCTCGCTTCCGTTTTCGAAGTATCGATCGGCGAAGCGAACTGCATTTCCCGCTGCAGGCGACCGAATGGCCGTTCCTGCTTCAGGCTTGAACCTTCAGACTGTTCGGGCTGCTTCCGTTCGACCGCAATCCGAACCTGTTCGCCGACCACATCGACTTCGATGTCTTCTGCGGTCACGCCTGGCAGTTCGAGGCGGATCAGGAACTCGTTATCCTTTTTATAGACGTTCATACTGAGCGCGCCCTGCGAAGCCATCAGGCCGTTGCGAAACTCGATCAGCGAACTCTGAAGCTCATCCTGCAGACGTTGGCAAACGTCCGGGAGTCGCGACTGTTTTGGCAAAGCAAATGAACCCAACATGGTTGTTTCTCCTTTGCATTTCGGGCTGATTTGGTGTCCGATCAGAAGTTGAGTGGACAGCCAATGGTATTTGCAACGTGCGTGCCAATCGTTTGGTTCACGAAAAATGTGAGTCATAACTTGTTTTTTAGTAACGTTTTATCGTTATTGGCGCGTTTTTACGCTGGCGCGTCGCTGCATGCCATAATGGCATTCTTGGTGTGGGGCCGCTCAATTGGATTGAGGTGCCATAATGGCGTGCTGTGAATCCGTAACGATTAGGAAAGGGTTGACAGCAGGGGCTCGTAGAGCGGAGAGGATCGAACGAATAGATTGCAGCCGACATGGCCGGTGATTCGATTTGAACCATACGACCCGGATTGCGGTTCCTACGGACAGGATGCGCCCGGAGCGTGAGACGAAAGACTGAAGGACCAGGGAAGGTCAACAATGGGTGTCAAGTTTGCCGGGTCGCGCGCCGTCGATGACCGGCGTCGCCGACGGCTCGTAAGTGAGAACGAGAATCTTCCGGAAGCTCCTCAGAAAGCGAGCCGTTCGGGGGGATATTGGCATATTCGTCGACTCGATGAAGAATCGTACGATCGCCCCCGTTCGCCCATCGCCAGCCTGATTCCTTTTAATCCGGTTCGCATCTGGCTGATCTGCTGCGCTTTGCCAGTCGCGATGCTGGCTCTGGTGCTGATCAGCGCCACGTGGCCGCTGCCTGCTGGCCACCCGCTTCGTGTGTCGCTCGATTTGCAATCCGGACACATCTGGCGATTCCTGACCGGATTGATGCTCCTGGCCTGTGCTTCGGCCTGCTGGTTGATCAGCTGGTTTCGGGCGGCGAGCGTGAACGACTTTGAAGGATGTTTCAAATCCTGGTATTGGTCCGGCTGGGCGTTTGCCATCATCGGGATCGCGGCCGGATGTGAGCTGCACAGCATTTGCAGTTCCATGGTCGCCAGTTACACCCGCATTGAAGTTCCGCTGCTTTGTGCGCTGCTGTGGCTGGTTCCGGTCGCGGGGATCATGGTGGAACCGGTCCGCGCTTTTACCCGGGAAATGTGGCATTGCCGCCGCAGTTGGCTGATGCTGTTGCTCTGCGCGAATTCCGCCGTCATCTACACCTACGCGGAGTGGATGCGGTTTCAACCGGAATACCGCACGTTTCTGGATGTCATCGGGACGATCCTCGCCGCCACGGCGCTCCTGACGCCCACGCTCATGTTCTCGGCTCTGGTTTCTCAGACGCATTATGTGATGTACGTCTCTTCCGATCCGGTTCGCAAACGACAGAGCTGGTTGTTCGTCGGGATGCTGCAGGGTTTTGCGAGCCTGGCTGAAGGACTACGTTCGCTGGGCGACCGCCGTCGCATGTCGATCACGGAAGAAGACGCTGCCGAGGAGCAGTCGGAACCTGAAGAGACAGTGGCTCTGAAATCGCGTCGCCGGAAAGCCGTCGCCGCAGAGGACAATGAAGTTGAAGAGAAGAAACCAGCCCGACGGAAGCGGAACAAGCCAGTTGAACCGGCGGCTTCTGAATCCGAGTCGGAAGACGATGGTCAGGAATCAGACGGAGAGGTTCGTCCTGCTCGTCGAGGGATGATGTCCCGCCTGTTCGGTGCCCGGACAGCGGCGGTTTCCGAAGAGGATGACGCTCAGCCAACGCGGGCAGAACTTCGACGTCAGGCTCGCGAAGCGAAAAAGGCGGAGAAAGCGGCGAAGGCCGCGGCTCGTGCCGAAGAAGCTGCCAGGAAAGTCGAAGAAGCCAAAGCGGCTCGTGCCGCCAAACTGGCTCAAGCCGAGGAGTCCCGTAAAACGGCCATCGCGGCAAAGGAAGAGGCCAAACGATCGGCGGAAGCCAAAAAGGAAGAGGCTCGTCTCGCCGTGGAAGCGAAACGCGAAGAGGCCCGACTGGCCGCAGAAGCAAAGAAGGAAGAAGCTCGTCAGGCCGCTGAAGCCCGAAAACAGGAAGAAGCTCAGCGAGCCGAGGAAGCCCGTCACGCCGCCGAGCAGAAGGCTGCTGAACGTGCCTCCCGGAAGAAGCCTCGTATTCGCGTCAAGAGCGCGGCTCGAGTCGAAGAGAACGACGAGTCGAACGCCGAGGATTCTCCCGTTCAGCAGAAGCCCGTCGATAAGAAGCCTGTCGCGGCGAAGAAACCGGTTTACGATGACTTCCCGCAGTCGGACGACGACTACGATGATGACGATGACCAGCAGGGCTCGATCGACATGGAGAACTATATCGGAGGGGAGCGGCTCGACCCGAATTCTCTGAAAGGCCTGAGCAAGAAGGAGCGTCGCCGGCTGCGAAAACTGCATCGCGATGAACAACGGGCCAAAGCCGGCTGATCGATGTCGGTCGTTTCTTTCCGAACCTGAGGTGACGAGCTAAGATGCACGAGTAAGCCACGGAAGCTCGATTCGGTGGCAGACTGTGATTCTCTCGGAAAGAAGCGACGCGTCGGATGCCTGAGAATAGCGTTGAAGTCGGATCCTTTCGGTGCGGACATGGCGAGCCGCTGTTGTTCATCCTGGGTCCGTGTGTGATCGAATCGCGGGAAATGATTCTCGATGTCGCCGGTCAGATCCGCGACATCGCCGATGAGCTTGGCGTGAATGTGATTTTCAAGTCGAGTTTCGACAAGGCGAATCGGACCAGTATCGAGAGCTTTCGTGGACCTGGTCTCGAAAAGGGACTGGAGATTCTGCAGGCGGTCACGGACAAGTACGAACTGCAGACCACGACCGATATTCATCTGCCCGAACAGGCCGCCCCGGCGGCGAAGGTCTGTCGGATTCTGCAGATTCCGGCGTTTCTGGCCCGCCAGACCGACCTGCTGGTCGCCGCGTCGGAATCGACGCTCGCCAATGATGGCGTGATCAACGTCAAGAAGCCGCAGTTCATTGCTCCGGCCGATATTCAACACGTTGTCAACAAGTGCAGAGAAGCCGGGCAGTCGAAGGTTCTGCTGACGGAACGTGGCACGACGTTCGGGTACGGGCATCTGGTCAACGATATGCAGGCCATTCCGTTGATGCAGGACACCGGCTGTCCCGTGGTGTTTGATGCGACTCACAGTGTCCAGCGACCGGGCGGCAAAACGACCGGTGGCAACCGGAAAATGATCCCGCCTCTGGCGCGTGCGGCGGTCGCCGCAGGAGCAGACGCGGTGTTCATGGAGACACATCCGAATCCCGATTCGGCTCCCAGCGATGGACCAAACATGCTGCCTCTCAAGGATTTGAGAGAGATTATCCAACAGTTGGCGCAAATTCGCGTACTTGTCAACGAGTGGTCGAAGTCCGCCTGAAGGCTCGATCGTCCGTCAATCCTGTAAAGCCGTCGGGCTGCCTCGACGGTTTCCCTTTCCGAGACATCAGCAGAGCTGTAACGACATCATGGCGCGGCACCTTCGAACGACGTTCCGCTGGAGCTTTCCAGTGGTGATGATGCTGGCGGTTCTGGGCTGCCAGAACCAGGATGAGAATCCGAAATCACAGACGGAAGAGAAAACCGGCTCCAGCCAGGCCCGCGAGAATCTGGAACGACGGCGGATCTGTAAGGCCAATCTCGACAAGGTCTATCAGATTCTGCGCCCCAGTGCGGAGAATATGGACAGCGAACCGACCTCGGCTCTGGTCATTCTGAACCAGTGGTTCGGCAGCTGTGCCGAGATGCCGGATGGGCAGCTCGATGTCTCGGCTCCGGCGTTCGCGAGTCTCAACGACGAAGAAGCACTGGGCAGTCTGAATAATCCGTCGGCATCCATAGCTGATATTCACTATCTCCGCGATCAGCTGCTGATGCGGCAGATGGTCACCGAAGTCGTCAAGTTCTCGCCGACCGACGTAGAGAAGGTGCGGGCTGTTATGGAGTACGTGCGGCGGAATCTTCCGATCGACGAGCTCCTCATCGACGGTCGACTTGCCACCGCTGGACTGCTTCCTCAGGAAACGCTCGACCAGCTGAATCCGTTCAGCATTCCCCGGGCTCTTCAGGATGTCGCCCTGGCGGGACGCGGCCTGCCTTACGATCGCATCTGGATGGCGGCTTCGATGTTGCGGCAACTCAATATTGAATCGCTGCTGCTCACCCACGACGCCGATCTGACATTGCGGCCCGAGGTTCCCGCTCTGCTGTTGATTCCGCTCGAATCACAGCTGGTTGTCTTCTGTCCGCAACTCGGCATCGAAATTCGGCCTGAAGGCGACGCCGAAGCCTGGGAGCTGGCCACGTTCAACGCCGATTTGAAGAATCTGTTTGCCGGTCTGGATCAGGTGACCTGGCCGGAAGATTCTCCAATCACGCGGATGAAAAACGCCGACTGGACCACAGCAAAGGTGATGTTGCCAGTCGCGCCGATCTCGGCTTCACCGCGGATGGAAGCGCTTCAACTGGACTTCGTCGGCGACATGGCCTGCAATCTGCACCAGTCTGCGGCCATTCACGGCGACGACGGACTGAAGAAATCGCTGGGATCGATCATCGGTGACCGGGAGATTGAGTACTGGCCGTATCCGCATCGGATGTATACCGGCCTGCTTGATCCGACGGACGAAGAAGCCCGATTGCGACAGTTGACGGTCGCGACGCTGCTCAAGGAAGTCCAGTCGATCCGGGCCAGTCAGGATCAGAATGAACAGACTTCGTATCGGGTGAGCATGGAGCGGAAGATGCTTAAAGCTCGCGTCGAACAACTCATCGCCCGCGATGTCGAAGCGCTTCAGACCTACATGCGGATCCGACTGCAATTCCGGGTGCCGGGGCAGGGGGCTCAGGTCGAGCTCGAGAACCTGATGCGGTTCCTGCAGGCTGAAGATGCTCACTACTGGAGTGCAGTCGCTCAGTTTGAAACGGAGCAGTACCGTTCGGCCGGCGATACGCTGCAGAACTATCTGGAACGGTATCAGCAGGGGCACTGGGTGCAGTCGGCGCGAATGTTGTGGGCCGAAGCGGAAGCCGCCGAAGGGAATCCTCAGCGAGCGATCGAAATCCTTCAACAGGGCGAACTGCAGGAGGACCAGAAAGTCCGCCGGGAACTTCTGATCCAGAAATGGAAGCCGGCAAACTAGTCCCCGAGCGGCTCAGTCGGTTCTCCGAGGACGCGGATTATTCGACTCTGAACGTTACACCCTCACCAGGTTTGTGCAGGCCGAAAGCATACAACGATTACCCGGTTTCTGATTCAGCAATGGTTTCTCCTGGCGCTCGCGATACTTCTGCCCGCCGGAGTGGTGCTTGGTCAACAGG
The sequence above is a segment of the Rubinisphaera margarita genome. Coding sequences within it:
- a CDS encoding ArnT family glycosyltransferase — encoded protein: MSPDPSQSPERQKPHPGPRSDVLRTPRRLMIAAGVTLLGLLLLILPIEWQHYHRTFNSPQPLTAWMANFSGETSLFFLWLILLPLVWRMKRVPEFELPPRGVLAWANAGTFFTRTVRERELAARAPHKGRWVLPAAMGLLGFLNTLAVGSRFGDLPPAFHDEYSYLFQAETFLQGRMTNPRFEPAPELFDQIHVLNLQPGHFVSRYFPGTGLWLTPFLAFGIPYFGYAVAQGIITGLVAALARDLAGNGACLIAGLLTAAMPGMMLFSNLLLAHHPGLIGLALFLWAFHRNIIQPQWSYAMAAGIGLACAMWCRPMTAFGIGLPYGIWFLAGQFRQRSGKHRLIQISAMGGPLLVGLLMLLPYNAATTGDPFLTPYQQYTQNYTPRHVYGFDNRVRGEAWIAEQAADGVELPVVENYDQWATNLTFSGALQNELNRIVSTGQWTLGIVPTLAALLFFLGIGHRDRPEWWLVPAAIFSLHLVHLPYWFDGIMHWHYVFEAAPLLALMFARDTQIVIRNSWKWHRPWLSAWWLGLPALGLLISYTTFEPFWQSTLSAGISEIRYAREKHDTFNQLIATIPETPAVVFIIPDPNDLHIDYVINGPTLDEPVLRAHRLADRFESPQLRELFPARRLYQFDVRTSELRELITAEAVEP
- the hemB gene encoding porphobilinogen synthase, with amino-acid sequence MTEYPQTRLRRPRQFDWSRRMVRENHLSVDDLIWPVFVCEGTDQQVPIDSMPGVYRNSLDRLESVIGEAAELGIPAIALFPATPSEKKSPEGQEALNESNLICSAIRKIKSLNRDLGIVADVALDPYTTHGQDGLVRDGYVVNDESVHMLCQQAVVQAQAGCDIIAPSDMMDGRIGEIRIALDEAGFEHVQIMSYAAKYASAFYGPFRDAVGSKSNLGSGDKRTYQMDPANTDEALREVELDIAEGADYIMVKPGMPYLDIVRRIHERFHVPTFAYQVSGEYAMIMGAIERGWLDREKSILESLVAFKRAGASGILTYFAVEAARLLREQR
- a CDS encoding Hsp20/alpha crystallin family protein encodes the protein MLGSFALPKQSRLPDVCQRLQDELQSSLIEFRNGLMASQGALSMNVYKKDNEFLIRLELPGVTAEDIEVDVVGEQVRIAVERKQPEQSEGSSLKQERPFGRLQREMQFASPIDTSKTEASFEKGILELKLVIAEELAPKRVPVQGR
- the kdsA gene encoding 3-deoxy-8-phosphooctulonate synthase; this encodes MPENSVEVGSFRCGHGEPLLFILGPCVIESREMILDVAGQIRDIADELGVNVIFKSSFDKANRTSIESFRGPGLEKGLEILQAVTDKYELQTTTDIHLPEQAAPAAKVCRILQIPAFLARQTDLLVAASESTLANDGVINVKKPQFIAPADIQHVVNKCREAGQSKVLLTERGTTFGYGHLVNDMQAIPLMQDTGCPVVFDATHSVQRPGGKTTGGNRKMIPPLARAAVAAGADAVFMETHPNPDSAPSDGPNMLPLKDLREIIQQLAQIRVLVNEWSKSA
- a CDS encoding tetratricopeptide repeat protein; translated protein: MARHLRTTFRWSFPVVMMLAVLGCQNQDENPKSQTEEKTGSSQARENLERRRICKANLDKVYQILRPSAENMDSEPTSALVILNQWFGSCAEMPDGQLDVSAPAFASLNDEEALGSLNNPSASIADIHYLRDQLLMRQMVTEVVKFSPTDVEKVRAVMEYVRRNLPIDELLIDGRLATAGLLPQETLDQLNPFSIPRALQDVALAGRGLPYDRIWMAASMLRQLNIESLLLTHDADLTLRPEVPALLLIPLESQLVVFCPQLGIEIRPEGDAEAWELATFNADLKNLFAGLDQVTWPEDSPITRMKNADWTTAKVMLPVAPISASPRMEALQLDFVGDMACNLHQSAAIHGDDGLKKSLGSIIGDREIEYWPYPHRMYTGLLDPTDEEARLRQLTVATLLKEVQSIRASQDQNEQTSYRVSMERKMLKARVEQLIARDVEALQTYMRIRLQFRVPGQGAQVELENLMRFLQAEDAHYWSAVAQFETEQYRSAGDTLQNYLERYQQGHWVQSARMLWAEAEAAEGNPQRAIEILQQGELQEDQKVRRELLIQKWKPAN
- a CDS encoding Hsp20/alpha crystallin family protein, which encodes MSELQKVNDPQETSSDVQHIPESTHQVMTRPRTDIRETDQAYLLQADMPGIDESTAEVTVEKKVLTIRGTTQPYTPEGFENVYRESDQRFYERVFRLPEEVDPTALEATVKNGVLTVTLPKRQEAQPVRVRINAG